The Bombus huntii isolate Logan2020A chromosome 2, iyBomHunt1.1, whole genome shotgun sequence genomic interval TGACAGTGATTGAATAAAATCCAAATCCGTTTTGACTACAAAAAAATATGCTGGTCGTTGTGTTTTATTTCTGTGTTGTTGTGATTCTTTATACTTTAAGCAGGTTTAAGCTGTGTATATGCATTGGCATAGAGGATATTGTTTCCGCTACTTTTACATGTGCAATACATTTACCTAGAACGAGTTTTTTCAAATGTATTGCACTTAAGCAGAAATTTCTgcttaaaaaatgtataactGTAGATATTAGTACTCCCTGCTTACTTTTGAGATTTATAAACTTCACTATCTGTGAAGCATGAATATTTGTTTACATCGCAGGTGAGATATTTTTCAGGTGATTGTGGTTTTCTATTCCTCTATGatgaatatatatttcaagaagGAATAATTTGCttgaaatttatcaaatatttgttCCTTCATTAATGGCTACTGGAATGCATTGTTAATGTGATATTCGAATTATGAAGTTACATGTGGTACTCTTCTTTCGAAgattgttaaaaatttatgCTATTGTTTGAAATAGTGGATTAACAGGTTTTGGGAAAATTAAAACTGTGGACGGTAATATAGTATTTCGTCTCTAACACTGTGGTTGattcttattttattgtagcaTCTAGAGAGATTTTATTGTATCCTCCATATTTATCGAGAACTAGTTTAGAACTgcaaaatttctatattccAAGTGAATTTATGTAACGTAAGAAGCACAATTACTTATTATGACTGTAACTTCTATGGTAAGTggttgtaaatattttatgctcTGGTCTTTGCCGCAATCgccaatgaaatatttaatgcgTGTTCAAATCACTATGCGtatggaattttttaataaccaTCGTCGATCTCCGCTGTGTGGTTGCCAAATTTGTTTCTTAACATTTGAAGGATGTGgtctttttttcttataatGTCATTGATGTCAGATAGGGTCTTATTTTATAACGCATGAGATCGTGTGCTATGGTTTGTTGTATTATTTCCATCGTAAGTGATTGAGTTTTATTATTCCACGAGATATTTTGTTGGAAGGATATTATGTGTTTCGACGAACATAAAAGAATAGGGATAACGACATCTTCTCTTTGATATCGTTTAAACGCTCATTATCGAAATTGTTTGAATAAGtgtctaaaaataaaattttttaatatagaggatttaaatatatcttgAGTAATTAATCACTTTTAAATTGTGGCTATCATCTTGCAGGAAAATTGGGTAAGTTCTACAATTTGTATAACAGATTTTTATGAATGTGTTGTTCTTCCAGGGAAGCTATCTCGTCCGAGCGAAAAGTTATTAAGCGGTAAGTTTTGTAGGATGAAAATCCATTGGTATcttattaaatagaaataaatgaaCATCTCGATATATTATTAATCACACCTGTATTTCCAGTCTTCACATTATAAAACAGTTAAATTGGGTGACTGAATGTAAGATACTTTTTTTGTAGAGAATCACAGTGtttgtgtaaaaataaagTGTGTGAATATAATCACTGAAACAAAAATGTGTTCAAAAAGTACAAAACTCAAGTCACATCAAGATCTCAATGGTATTATAAACTCTATATGCATTACTGTGAGAAAATTGTTATAGTTGTGCTATTTAGTGTCAAGTGCATTtgtttattttcaaaaaaagCACCTTACTAAAACACCTCGGATATATAATTCTTAAGTATATATAGTTTTGTATAATACTtataatgtatatgtatgtttatcacattttaaataaaggtaagcttaaatattatagattaacataatatatatgtaacttCTTAAATCTTCTAATTGGCAAATTCTTTTAAGTAATAAACTCAAAAAACatgtttatatgtataataaaaatgttatgtcgtagaatttttaacgtataattttatttttccctatttttaatatataaaaacgtATAAGtgatttatattttagatattcCATGCTATATAAAAAAgtatattacataattttacTTCTGTTCTTATTTTTTACGTAACAATGAAAATGAAAGTAATTCCTACGATTacacaatttttcaatttaacatATGAGTTGTAACTAAATGTTATCAATgtaatttgtatattatgGCTTGTAATGGGGTTTATGTATAAGGGAAAAAGCTGTCAGCGTATACGATAATAAAATCATATTAACCGATATTTATGAGCTATCATAACTCATGTCAGTAATCTTAAGTGTTTTGTATTGATCAACATCAATATTAagaatttctcttttattgGACGAAATGAAGAACATAATTTAAGACTAATTTGAAATTCGTAACTATTTGAATTGTTCTTAACTCTTTACTAGCATTGAACGATACTGGAGTCGCAGAGGTTACTGACTCACTGATATTTAATTCTCTAAAAACCAGATTTATAACTAAAAATTACTGACAGCATATTTTACGTATGCCACATCATggtattatatgtataataatagcATTCCTTTCTATGTTTCATACTTGCTTATTCGAAAAAGTatcttaatattaattttacactttcgaaaaagatataaaactttatcgttgatttttcttattctttagATAACGTATAAATATCTCTTGTAGCATTCTAAGCAATAGCCTATCGTTTCCACTGCACTAGTATCACTAGTGCATTTGAACAAAAGCTTGAAGATGTTTTGGGACAGACTCAATATTGTATGCTTTCCTTACTACTCTCGCTGCTAGACAGGTGAGTTTGGTGTATCTCATGGGATATATCGAATCATATGGGTGTTTATTCCGTATTAAAGTCTCATACACGTTGTTACTCCATATCAATGATTCGAATGTGCTACCCATTTTATTAACAGCATCAATATGTGCACCAGCATCAAGAAGAATATTAACAAGATCGCTTGGCGGATGGAACATAGCAGCAAGGTGTAATACCGTACTTCCGGTTGCATCTTTTGCTGAGACGTCAGCGCCAACTTTTAGAAGAGCCTTTATTAAATGAGGAGAAGGAAACCTAAATGACGGAGATCTAGGACCAGCTCCGAATATAGTATTTCTTTCGCtaaaaactaaatgcaacacAGTCCGATCCTacacaaaaaagaaaaagaaattaatctctcaaaaaattaatatatttttaatcggtaaataaattcctTCGTATTAACTTACGTTACTGTCTTTGGGATTTACTCGAACTAATTCATAAAGCGCTTGATGCAGTGCAGAATATTCCGCAGTGTCTTCTTCTGGCATTTCGTGAGTCAATAAACTTGCTAGGTGTAAAGTGGTGACGAGAACTCTGTTTAAGTAGGCAATATCACGTCCACGAGCTGATCCTTTGTCCAACATTTGTTTTCCTAATTTCACTTCCATAACCTGCAATAATATAGATTGTATATTGCCATTTGCAAACAAATAACGAATAACCAgtatatttttgaaacgtACAGCTTTCTTGAACACTCTAAGAAGTTCTTCTCTCTGAACCTGTGGTACTCTACGTCCTGTATTTATTTGTCTACCTATCATAAAAGTAAAGAGTTCTGTAAAACTAAAAAGTGAACTCTGGGTCATTGGATCGAGTGGTTCCAGCATGCTTTGCTGCATATCTAAAGCATAGTTCCAAAGTTCTATACAACGACTGAACATTCCACCATCCGCGTATACAGCTCCTCTGTAGCGAATATAATAACTGGTGTCAGGATGAGCTGGTCCTAATATTCGTTCTCTAATTACAAGTGCTTGCATTCGCATTTCATCCGGATCGTTTAATAATCCATCCAGTGCATCAGGATCGGTAATTTCCCGTGCAAAATCGTAAGCAGCTACAAGTGGTGATGGTCCTGGTTTCAGTATCACTGGATCACTTCGATATCTGAAGTACAACAttgacaaatatttcaataatctataaatattataaaatgtagAAATTATACGTACACACATGTATTGTACATAAAGGATGCCCCAAAAAGATGTATATACACTTTGAATGATTATAAATTGTTATACCATGCATTCGTGAGATATTTAGGGGTGAAGAGGACTTTTATTTCCAACAAGGTGATGTACCTCCCCACCACCATCGTGAAGGTCTGCCTTCATGAATATTTGCCGAACCGATAGATTGAAATAGAGATAATGTTGAATACTTCCAGCGATTCCCAGACCTCGATGGACTTTTTTTTATGGGGATTCATCAAAGAGAAAGTTTATGATACAAAAGCGGCAATAGTTTATGAATTGAGATCAGCTATTAAAAGACTATGTATCGAAATACCGAACCAAATGATTCGTTTTGTTTGCGATTCCATTGCTCTACTTTGTTAGCAGTGCCTGGATCGTTCAAAGGTCATCAATTTGAGAACATTtgtgataattaaaaaatttcgatatCTGTCTTCTTTGATTCGGAGTTTTAATCTTACTTATACCTTAATAAATACGCTAAATTTATAACCATTCGAAGTGTGTATAAATTTCTGGGCGTGTATTGCTGAAATTCATTTGTTTCTACAAAATTGTACATACCTTTCGTTCATTGCTTCTTTCCAGCATTCAAGTGCTCCCATCATGTCTCTCTTTTTATCCACATATGTAGCGCCCAGTAATTCCAGTGCGTCTATGCGTTCCTTGCGATTCACCAAATTCGGCATACTGATAAAGTATTCGACAATGTGCTTATGACCTGTAAAATCAGAAAGACTTTGTGATAATTCACTTCCTACTAGAGAGTTTCCTCGTTCACTTAATAAAACACTCAGTTAAACATTAATTGTAATCGTCTTAAGGAAACCTTCGGGGTTGTGCGTGGAACATTCTGCTTTAACCTGTTACTGCTGCCGTAAGGAGTGGTGACATCCCGTAGGAGTCCACGTCCATTCGGGCACCATGCTTGAGGAGTACCTTCACGACTTCTAGAGATCCGCTCTCAGCACAATCGTGAAGTGCTGTGTTACCCTTTATGGATTTTCGGTTAACGTTCGCTTTCAGGGTAAGTAGGAACTTGACGATTTTAAGATGACTTTTGTAACAGGCGATCATCAGACTTGTATGACCATGACGGTTTGCCATCTCAATATCTGTAATCAAACAGCGTATTCATCGTTaattgcattttttttttaataagaaaaataaagcaTTATTACTTCACGACATTTATCATAATACAGAAAGTTTCTATACTAATCGGAAGTTCTACGGTGACTACATCAATGCACACTTTTGTTTACAACTTTAGAAAACAGTACATGACTGTTAGAAGATGGAAACGTTTCAGTTGTTTTTAAGAGATATTTGAGTGATTCATACCTGCACCGTGATCCACCAAAAATCTAACAATATCGAAGTGGCCGTCGAAACAAGCTGCTCGTAGAGGAGTGGAAAGTGTTTTAGTGGTGGCATTTACCCGGGCGCCATTTTTCACTAGTAACTTAACTAAAACCAAGTGACCGGCAGCTGCAGCACACCACAAAGGTGGCGCGCGCTCGATCATTTCTCCATCGAACATcactgttgaaataaacgaaatattacaaattatattaatcgAACAATATCTCaactaatattattacataagAAAAATATCAAGGATGAGTTTTAACATGAGTTACGATCAACCGataaattattcgaattaGAAATAGATCTGATATCAGTTACAGTAGTTACGATCGAATTCGTTCGATAATTATCGAATTTTAACACTTAGCCAATCGAATAGAGAGATCTCCCCTTTGTGAAGAACCGAATGCGTGACCGAATGGGGAGATCTTTCTTCTTGACTTTAGCAAcgcgttttccttttttttttttgttgttaTTATCAGTTATTGTTTACCTGGAATTATTCCCAATTAATTGCGCCACTTTTTCTGCTTTTATAAAGTACAGTATATAACAAAGTAAACCAATTTAGTGgtgttaaaattaatgaaaaagttaCACTATCAGCTAtgactaaataaaattataatcgaacgataccacattgtaaaaaaatattaaaatgcattatgaatttttaatttcacgttcAATTCGTGTTACTTATCTTTAGCCAACTTTAACGTTTTTAATTAtacctatattttttttatacttttaatatatactttCAATTTGATGTTTTCTATAAACAATATGTGAAATCGtcaaataaaatcattaccgcaaaatataattaatcacttaaataatttttacactTCTTTGTTTTTTAAGTAATGAATATTAGTCTTTGATACTTGGAAAAATGCGCGGTGAACAGCGTATAGGTTGGCTTATCCGAGCGCGGTTGGCTAAATGTTAAGACAtgtaaattacaaaaaatatgCCGTATATACTATTTTTAGAATGTTctaatgtttttatttatcaaaatttcaGAATTACCGACATCAGTTACATTTAAAATTCAAGTTTTGAAGGATATGTAACCTAACAGgttataatacatatatatataactttaCCGACGAACTTGTACTACTATTTTCGCAACTCATTTCGAATATTACGATAGAAACTACTTCAGACAATTCTGTCATCCAATCATTTCACGCCATTTGGAATACTACAATGGTGAAGGTGAAACATTAGGTTGAAGATTTATAGGCTTACGGAAGCACATTTATGTATGTCCTCGATTTCGCCACAATCGATCAGCTTAAGCGGTTGTAATTTGAGATATGCTGacatatatgaaaaatttgacAAAGACAGTTTTATAGCGCAGTCACGATTTTACCTAAACCAGGTTGATTGACATTCGC includes:
- the LOC126878284 gene encoding protein fem-1 homolog CG6966 isoform X3, encoding MCFLMFDGEMIERAPPLWCAAAAGHLVLVKLLVKNGARVNATTKTLSTPLRAACFDGHFDIVRFLVDHGADIEMANRHGHTSLMIACYKSHLKIVKFLLTLKANVNRKSIKGNTALHDCAESGSLEVVKVLLKHGARMDVDSYGMSPLLTAAVTGHKHIVEYFISMPNLVNRKERIDALELLGATYVDKKRDMMGALECWKEAMNERYRSDPVILKPGPSPLVAAYDFAREITDPDALDGLLNDPDEMRMQALVIRERILGPAHPDTSYYIRYRGAVYADGGMFSRCIELWNYALDMQQSMLEPLDPMTQSSLFSFTELFTFMIGRQINTGRRVPQVQREELLRVFKKAVMEVKLGKQMLDKGSARGRDIAYLNRVLVTTLHLASLLTHEMPEEDTAEYSALHQALYELVRVNPKDSNDRTVLHLVFSERNTIFGAGPRSPSFRFPSPHLIKALLKVGADVSAKDATGSTVLHLAAMFHPPSDLVNILLDAGAHIDAVNKMGSTFESLIWSNNVYETLIRNKHPYDSIYPMRYTKLTCLAARVVRKAYNIESVPKHLQAFVQMH
- the LOC126878284 gene encoding protein fem-1 homolog CG6966 isoform X2; the encoded protein is MEYEVNDEDYFTRELLEHREKDEVVKLVSTTSHGTTPLVIACRNGHYDVAEYLIEKCGANVNQPGLVMFDGEMIERAPPLWCAAAAGHLVLVKLLVKNGARVNATTKTLSTPLRAACFDGHFDIVRFLVDHGADIEMANRHGHTSLMIACYKSHLKIVKFLLTLKANVNRKSIKGNTALHDCAESGSLEVVKVLLKHGARMDVDSYGMSPLLTAAVTGHKHIVEYFISMPNLVNRKERIDALELLGATYVDKKRDMMGALECWKEAMNERYRSDPVILKPGPSPLVAAYDFAREITDPDALDGLLNDPDEMRMQALVIRERILGPAHPDTSYYIRYRGAVYADGGMFSRCIELWNYALDMQQSMLEPLDPMTQSSLFSFTELFTFMIGRQINTGRRVPQVQREELLRVFKKAVMEVKLGKQMLDKGSARGRDIAYLNRVLVTTLHLASLLTHEMPEEDTAEYSALHQALYELVRVNPKDSNDRTVLHLVFSERNTIFGAGPRSPSFRFPSPHLIKALLKVGADVSAKDATGSTVLHLAAMFHPPSDLVNILLDAGAHIDAVNKMGSTFESLIWSNNVYETLIRNKHPYDSIYPMRYTKLTCLAARVVRKAYNIESVPKHLQAFVQMH
- the LOC126878284 gene encoding protein fem-1 homolog CG6966 isoform X1, encoding MYVKMDVKKVMYTVVREGKLARLKELLEHREKDEVVKLVSTTSHGTTPLVIACRNGHYDVAEYLIEKCGANVNQPGLVMFDGEMIERAPPLWCAAAAGHLVLVKLLVKNGARVNATTKTLSTPLRAACFDGHFDIVRFLVDHGADIEMANRHGHTSLMIACYKSHLKIVKFLLTLKANVNRKSIKGNTALHDCAESGSLEVVKVLLKHGARMDVDSYGMSPLLTAAVTGHKHIVEYFISMPNLVNRKERIDALELLGATYVDKKRDMMGALECWKEAMNERYRSDPVILKPGPSPLVAAYDFAREITDPDALDGLLNDPDEMRMQALVIRERILGPAHPDTSYYIRYRGAVYADGGMFSRCIELWNYALDMQQSMLEPLDPMTQSSLFSFTELFTFMIGRQINTGRRVPQVQREELLRVFKKAVMEVKLGKQMLDKGSARGRDIAYLNRVLVTTLHLASLLTHEMPEEDTAEYSALHQALYELVRVNPKDSNDRTVLHLVFSERNTIFGAGPRSPSFRFPSPHLIKALLKVGADVSAKDATGSTVLHLAAMFHPPSDLVNILLDAGAHIDAVNKMGSTFESLIWSNNVYETLIRNKHPYDSIYPMRYTKLTCLAARVVRKAYNIESVPKHLQAFVQMH
- the LOC126878284 gene encoding protein fem-1 homolog CG6966 isoform X4; amino-acid sequence: MFDGEMIERAPPLWCAAAAGHLVLVKLLVKNGARVNATTKTLSTPLRAACFDGHFDIVRFLVDHGADIEMANRHGHTSLMIACYKSHLKIVKFLLTLKANVNRKSIKGNTALHDCAESGSLEVVKVLLKHGARMDVDSYGMSPLLTAAVTGHKHIVEYFISMPNLVNRKERIDALELLGATYVDKKRDMMGALECWKEAMNERYRSDPVILKPGPSPLVAAYDFAREITDPDALDGLLNDPDEMRMQALVIRERILGPAHPDTSYYIRYRGAVYADGGMFSRCIELWNYALDMQQSMLEPLDPMTQSSLFSFTELFTFMIGRQINTGRRVPQVQREELLRVFKKAVMEVKLGKQMLDKGSARGRDIAYLNRVLVTTLHLASLLTHEMPEEDTAEYSALHQALYELVRVNPKDSNDRTVLHLVFSERNTIFGAGPRSPSFRFPSPHLIKALLKVGADVSAKDATGSTVLHLAAMFHPPSDLVNILLDAGAHIDAVNKMGSTFESLIWSNNVYETLIRNKHPYDSIYPMRYTKLTCLAARVVRKAYNIESVPKHLQAFVQMH